Genomic segment of Arvicola amphibius chromosome 7, mArvAmp1.2, whole genome shotgun sequence:
TTTCTTTAATTTGTGTTCCTGAGTGTAGATGTGAGCATCATACGAGAGCAGTGCCCATGGATTCCAGGAGTCAGCATTGGGttccatggaactggaattacagaatgGTTAGGAACTGcgccatgtagatgctggaaaccgaaccctggtcctctgcaggagcagcaagtgctcttaaccaccaagacATCACTCCAGTCCCCCAACCCATGTTCTTAACTACCACAtcaagaaaatgggaaataaaatagcaatgatAAAATATTAGACAACTCCCTGGCCTTAGTAACGTGAGAAAGTATAGCATTCATCCTGGTACAGTATCTGTTTATAGAAACACATTCTAAACTAGGACCATCCGAAGGGCTTAGGTTTCATCCATGCACAAAATTGATAGGGAAAACCTCCCCTGATGTGAACTGCATCCAGCAGTATTAGGCAGGGGAATCCGATACTTACTGTGGCATTTGATAGATTGTACAATATGCTAAATGGTGGTAAGTACCACGGGAAACAATGAAGAATGGTGAGGGGAGCGTAGGAGAACCAAACAGATGCATACAATGGTTACAGCAGATGGAAAGGCACCACTGAATCAGAGACCTAGAAGAGGCGAGGGAGGGAGCAAGTGATGTATTTGGTGCAGAGCTCTCTGGGCAGAGAGATAAGTGGGTGCAAAGGTCCTGGGTGGAGCATCCCTGACTGCctcgcaccgcgcccccgtgtctgcgctcagTGCACTTGAACCCAGttcccgagcttcgggcaaggggctggaggttaaaatacacagacacacacagacagagagacagagagacagagacacggatcatccttgaattccccaagaatgtcccctttattgtgttcaggggcagattatatagagatagccacgccccatccaaacccaccagaaaccactcttctgccatcaggaaatCCTGAAgttctcatgctcagagcagctgtaggcactcagatcaggggattacaagaaattctgGATCTGggatctcactgctcccaacacctgaCTGGCTcagctaagagaaaaaaaaatccatgttggCTCTCACTCTCTTTGATGAGGAAAGGAGGGGCTAATGGTTCATGGGAGCCTTACTTTGCAGGGTCTTAGAATCATAGTGAGGATTTATCTTTTATTTGCAGTGTAGTGGGGACCAGAAAAACAGTAAGGGTTGACTCAGGTAGTAAAGGGATTACTCTGACTCTGCTTGGATTCAATAGCCTCGGGCTCAGGCTTAGTCTCAATTTAGCCTTATTATATATCAGTAAAATGTGATGAATCCTTTTGTGTCTGGTTCCACACTCataaagaagacagaagcagTAACCACACAGTATAAGAGTATAACCACACAGGCAAACTGTTAGCCTAACTCCTGGACTGTTTGTGCGCACATGCTCAGAAAATGAATGTACGGTCTTACTCCCTGATGCCTATCTATTCAGAGGTACGGCCGATGCCGCAAGGGTGGTGATGAGCCACCTGGCAGACATCGCCCCTCTTCCAAATCCAACATGATCTAGGACATATGAAGTCCACAAATAATTGAGATGTTTGCTGAGAAGGGGAGAACGTCACTGACTAttgtggaggaggaagaacaagagTGACACAGACTTCCAATCACTGTGACAAGGTGTGCTAGTTAGTCATTATAGTTAGCAAATGAGCCCAAACCTAAAGCAAGAAGCCCGTGGTTCTGGAATCAGACGGGTCCTCCAGCAGGCTCTCACGAGTTTGACTAGCAGGTATCAGCTGGGCTGCAGGCAATGAAAGGCGCAGCTGTGGTAGAGGATCTATCTACCTCTGAGCTTGGTCCTCACGGAGGCTGGCTTGAAACCTCTGTTCAGCACTGTGGTACTATGACCTGCAACACTTTGGGACTGACCTGACTAGGGCAACAGGAATGGAGAAACAAAAGACGCACATACAGAAAAGCAAGCATTGAATGGGCCATGGGTTCTGAGGGAGATGAGCCTGCAAGTGGGAAATTTAGTGTGGTTATTAAATACATCTGAACAAGGGGGCAAGCTTGTGGTACACAATTAGCTAGTCTTGGCATGGGTCTCTGTAGAGGAGCAGTCCCGGGCTGCAGTCATGGGAAATGAGGAAGTTGTGCTTGATACTTTCTGAACATACTGTTTTTAGCTAAAAGTCAACTGTCCACCAACATCCATACGCagcccagaggaaggctttgccatttcagTGAATCTGAGGCTTTTGGTCCTTTACATGGCTGTGCCAACGTCAACAATACACCTTCACTGGTGACATCATCTCTCCATAGTGTGGGTCTCTCTGTGAGGTCACTTGAGTGTCTTTGTCATGTGGCAGCTGATTTCCCCCAGGGGAATAATCCAGGAATAAaccaggaggaagctgcagtgCCTCTTACGCCCTGGCTTCAGAAGTGACACACTGTCATTTCCTGCCACAGAATGTATTTGCTGGAAACAAGTCACCAGGTTTAGCCTACTCTCAAGAGAAGGCAAATGAAGGATCATCTCCTGTAGGATTATTTTTTGTTAATCTTAGTTGGCATACAAAATGATAGGTTCCTGTagacattttcatgcatgtgcGTTGTTCTGCTTTTCTCCTGCTAACGTTTTTATATTCCCCTCCCCCTATGACAAGCCTCGTCTGAAATGTCCAAGAATCCATGGACAGATTCTGAATCTACACAATCCACTTTTTTGCTGCCTTGATTATATGGAAAAAGAGGATTATTTGACTCATCTACAAAGTTTAAAAAGTTGAGTTTGGCACTTGCATCTAGGGAAGCCCCCACTGCTGGTGAAGATTGTTCAGAAACCCAAGAAGCTGGGTTAGGGGACTGCTCAGTGAAAGAGGCATACACAAGAGATAGGGCCAAGCTGGCTCGTATACCAGATCCACACCCTAGATAATCCAACAACTCATGAACCTGTAATCCTTAACTAGATCGCTAATTCCTCTGCCCTCAGGACTTGATAACTTCTCAATGGTCCCAACTATTCCACTTTTTAATATTCACAATGAGGATGAATTTCAGCATGAGTTTGCTCTTCTTGTGCATTCATTAGTTATCTAAAGTGATGGTTTCTTCATGGCATTTCTATACCTGCATATGATATGCTTTGACCATAATCATTCTTTCTATAACCCTTTAtgatctcttcttcctcttttctgatTCCATATCTCTAATAACCCCTCTTTTAccttcttgttctcttcttctaGCTATATTTCACAAATGAGTGAAAGCCTGCATGACTTGTCTTTATGAGATTGGCTTATTCCACTTAGCATGATGAGCTTAGTTCCATTTCTTCCTGAAGTAACacaatattattattgtttacGGCAGAATAAGACTCCACAATATGTGTACACCACATTTCCTTCACCCATTCATTCACTGATGAGTACCTAGGTGTATTCTATAACTTCCATACCATAAATAGTGTAGAGATGAACGCCAGCATGTGTTTTAATGGAGCTACTGCACCATAGGCATACACTGGGAGCTAATCCATAGTAATGAACAACTCAAACCAAGGGATATGTTCTAGAGAGAGGTAATTGTTAGGGACGTCTGTTTTATGTTGTGCCAGAGGGAGATCCAAACCCCATACTGACATCATTTTCTCTTTACATGTGGAGACTTGATTAACAATGATTGTGCGTCCTTCCATTCATCCATCCTTGTGTGGGTCCTTACGTCAGCGCATTTCACAGTGGCAACACTGGCAGAGACATCCCTGCTTAGACACCCAGCAAGCCCGCTGCATCCCCGCAGGCCAGTCACACAGAGGCATCATTCTGTCTCAGGGCCTCAGACACTGTGCACTGGACACCTGGGCACAATTCACTGGAGCAAGGAGTCAGGGAAGGTGGCCTGGGCAGATGGtattctggctttttaaaatttttaactgtttatatgtttgtgaatttcatacatgagtactgtatttacgtCATGTCTACTCCTCCTGCTGCCCCCTGTAACTACTCCTATATATCTTCTattctctctcaaattcaagACTGTTTCTTCTAtagttattattgttttatacacacacgtatatataacGTACTTAGTCTGTTTAGTGTTtcttgtatgtgcatgcatttaGTGATGACCACTTGGGACTGAATAACCTACTAGGGTACCCATCCCTAGAAAAGCTAAAGTCTTCATCTCTCATCAGGCCATAGTTCTGCACCTAGAAACAGGGCCTTGGGCACTCCCTCATCCACAATGACCTGTCGACTGGTGCTGtcattgtgcaggtcttgtttcGGCATCATAGATGTTTCTTGGGTGCAGTGTCCCTGCCATGTCTAGAAGAACAAAAGATGTCCTGGAGATCTGGCTTTTTTTAGGTGAAACAATATCGTCTTCTCTGACAGATAAGAACAGTCCTCCTTAAAACTCTGCTTTGCCAATAGGCTGCTTCTTCCtgaaattttagtttttagaTATTATAGTGTAGTTCAATTTAGTCAACTAATAGTTCACCGGACCATTTTTTTCATAAGACAACTTGTACATTAAATTTACTTTTCTGAGAGATGAGTGTCACAAAAACAATCAATAGTTATCAGAAGTATTCAAAACTTCTAACATGTTTCTTATGGAATGGTCCTGAGCTCTAATTCTGTCACAATTTGTGGAGGTATTAAAAACAtatcaattattttataaatgcatATTATTTTACTAATCAAGTATTTAAGACAAAATATACAATCATAAAGGTTTATCACAGCAGTGCTCGATAACAAAATcaagcaacaaataaataaagttgtaGGAGACCAATGATAAGTAGATGAGTAGACATGAATGACAATATAGCTATACATAAAATACTATATGGCTATTAAGACTTATAATGTCATTATCATGTTTGGTATGGAAAGATATTCTGCTATGTTCCTACACAAAAATAGTGCTTGAGAAAGAATCTCGGTTTCTACGGCATTGTCATATGGAAAGCTGCCTGTGGTTAAATGTGTACAAAGGAAAAGGTGCTGACATATTTTTAATGTATCCAAAGACGGGTAAGcatgcatatttttttcttttttgctcgtCTGGACTTTCTGGTTTTTCTACAACTGTTGCTTAAACATTCCTAAGCAGATCTCCGCCTCCAACTGCTCCATAGATCTGGCAAAGGCAGAAAGGAGagactggaggaagggagggagaaagggaggggagaaagaaggttgCTTTGGTTTCCTGGTTCTGAAGCAGCTGAGTGTTCCTGGAGAGCTGGGAAGGCCAGAGGAACCCCTTCAGAACCCTGGGAAGAAAGTCATCTTGAGAAGCTTCCTTCATTGAGAGGAGGTGCAGCAGCAGGTGCTTTGGGGGAGTTTGGGATGGTGTGAAATCATTCTGGGAAACCCTGTTCCTCCCTCGTGTGAGTTTCAGGGCTCCTCCCTGGATCATTAGTGTACTTCGTGTACTTAAAGGACCAAGGCATCTTGCAAGGGCAGACGGACAACCACAGGCTCCTGcctagagaaggagagagctgagggCTCCTCTGTGGGCTCTTTCCTGACTTTCAGGTCCAGAATCTCCTGCTGTGGACAGGCTGTTCACGTGCTGACAGGCTCTGGAGTCTGCTTTCTACTCAGGCCCCTAATTTCCCAGCCTGCTCTTTGCCCAAAATTTCCTGCTGTTTCTTTCAAAATAGGGTCTGCATAGCGTGGCGCTCATGATGGTCCTGAGCGGGGCACTGTGCTTCCGGTGAGTATTCTATCATCTGATTTGGTGGCGTTCTCAGAAAAGTGAGTTCCGGGTAGACAAGAAGGTGTTGTTATCCCAGCAGGGCCATCACAGATAGCTGGGACCAATACCACCCTTGGagcttttctgcctttcttcaggCTGAGAAGAACTGAGCAGGATTCTCACAGGCTCCTGGGTCTAAGTGTGTGGGGTTGGGGATGGGACAAGCAGCTAGGCAGTCTAAAGCAGCAGCCTTTGGTGAGGAGAGTCCGGTTTCCCTTACAGAGCTCCACTATTGCCTCCCATAGCCTTGAATTGCCATCAGCTCAGCCACTGTGGTAATCCCTCCATGGTCCTTTCTGGGGTTGGGTATAGCACAGAAACTTCTCTGTTGCTCCCTGGTGTGCAGTGAGCCAGGCACCCTACTACAGATTTGACAGCAGCAGATGAGAATGGTCCTTACTCTTACTGGACTCAGTCAGCCCTCTGCATCTGCGGTTTCTTCAATCACAGCTCCAACAAACAGAAttgaaaatattatgaaaatttgCATATGCGGTGAACATACACAGGCTTCCTAGTTATTACTTCCTTAAATAACAGCATCACTACTTACGTGCTGTTTGCATGTCGTTAGGTATCACAGCCATGGAGAGAGGATTAGAGTATTCAGGAGTTGGACACCCGTAAGATGCAAGTACTACATCCATTTTATTTAACAGCCTGAGCACCTGTGGATTTGGGTATCATCTGTAGGGGTCCCAGAACAATCCCTATGCTGCCAAGGGGTTGGAGGATTTCTCGAAGCATGTTCTCTGAGGCTCAGTCCCCTGAGATAGTTCATGCACTCGTGTTCTCTGAGTGAGTGCGGCTGCAGAACGCTGCTTCCTCATCATGTttggggctggggtgatggctcagtggataaagttcatgttgagaaaaaaaatgtgacttcTGGAGTTCAAACCCCCAGAATCTGTATAAAAGCCTGGGGGCTGTCTGAAGCCAGTCTCTTTTCTCAGCACCTGGGATGGAGAGGCAAGAGATCCCTGGGGTAAGCTGCCTAGAATAGTCAAATTggccagctccaggttcagcgagagattCCACTTCAGTAATAAAGTGGTACAGGATTAAGAAAGACACCCAAAATGGAGTTTTGGGCCCATGTACACGCTCAAACTTGTgaacatgcaccacacacacacacacacacacacacacacacacacacacacacacactaaaataatcAGCCAGACATCAAAGCAATTGTTACACTGCAAAGTATCCCTATATGACATCAGCAGAGGTCTACTTAAGTCCACATAAGGTCTATTTAAGCGTATCTCACCTTACAGAGTGTCAAAAAATCAGCTGAAaagtcattttgaaaaataaaataggactTTAAAGAAAGTCCTCAGGGTGGGATATTTGGCCCAGTGGCAGCAAGTGTACTTTGAAATGTTCAGTAAGAAGGAGCTGATAGGTAGATTCAGGCAGaactatgagtttgaagccagcctggtttacagtatgagttccaggccagtcagggctagaTGGCGAGATTCTGTCTTAACAAAAAACCAAGCAGCAGATGATAATTGAGGAGAGTTCTGGGTGTTGTTTAAGCCACTGTCATGGCTCAGCGACGAAGAGAGGGCAAGTGTTTTGTTGGTTGCAGCTCTTTTCCAAACCTTCTTGTGCAGAGTTAGCTCTTCACTCACAGGGATCCCACAGGGCCAGGAATGTCCAAACAACTTGAGGCTCTTCAAGACAGGTTTAGTCAAAGAAGCCTGTGTGTCAAGGACATCTAAGAAGGCTGGAGAAGTGGTTCCTGGACTTTGAAGAACCCGGGCTCCAATTCACAGGCTCTTCCAACTGAGCAGAGAGATTTTCTGGGATATAAAAGGTTTAATAAGGGAAGAGAGCAGACATCAGGCACAGATGGGTGGCAGAGGGGTCATTCTGCAGAACCAGGACTGAACGTTGGTGGCTGTGTCTGGCaccatagaaacagaagaagagaagatATCTAAGTTTGGGGAGACCTTCTGGAACCAGGCAAGGCAGAGTGCTCATCCCTACCCTTACGGAGTCTTGTCCCTTCCTGGTGTTTCAGAATGAAGGACTCAGCCTTGAAGATACTTTATCTGCACAATAACCAGCTGCTGGCTGGCGGGCTGCATGCCGGGAAGGTCATTAAAGGTTGGTATCTATGAATCCCAGGCCTCTGTACTCTAGGGGGTATGCGTTTAGAAGCCTTTAAATGGCTCTGTAAACCAGTGGCAGGCCTTCAGACCCAAGAACCACCATGACACATAGGGCACCACAAAACAGGCTTCAAGGAAAGTGAGAACATCAGGGAAGCCTCTGTGTAGAGGTAGGGTATTTTCTAGGACGAACGACTTATGTTTCCATCACAAACTCTCTTGGGCATGCTGTGTCCTTGGGAGACAGTACTGTACAAATGACTAAAATAGATCTCCATTTTCAAGTGGGTGAGCTCTGCTTGCCATTCTGCTCTATAGAGACCTTTGGATACCCTCAGTGCTGACATCTGGATAGTGGGTGCCCCTTCTGGCCTCTTGCTTACTCATCGTGCCCTCATATTTTGACAGGCCTTTCCACATTGCTGCATACATGTTTGCTTGAACACCCTTATGGGATACTAGATCTATACAGCCCCTTTTgctgcattgtgtgtgcatgtgtgcatatgtgaacaCTACATGAGGGTATAGCTATATGTGAATGCAAAAGTTCATATATGAATTGCTtaagtatgtatgtgcatacctATACAAGCACATAAGGATTGCTTGTATGTGTGCCTATGGATATGTACATGTTTTGATTATGTGTAATATGCATGgggtgcatacatgtgtgtgattatatctatgtacatatgcatatattgatgtaatgtgtgtgtgactgtctgtgcatgtgtacatggggAAATGGATGATGTacagagaagaagagggaaatcCTCTTCTGCAGAAATCCCACAGGGGCTAAAGGCATGACACAACTCTAACAGGATACAACAAAGTCCAGAAAAGGGGGCCTGGAAGTCAAGGGAGTTAAAGGGAGTGGTGGGAGGGGTGATCTCTTGTAATTTAGAGAATCGAAATTTGGCCCTGAGCAAGAGAAATGGGTTTACCTGGTATTCCTGTGCTTTGGTTTATGATCTGGGCCAGGCAGAAGGCAGGATGCCTCACACTGGTTCTAATCCCTTTAAGGTCCTACTGGGGGGAGAGTGGGCAGAAGGACAAGCAGGTGCCTGCATCTTGCCTTTTTCCTCTAGGTGAGGAGATCAGCGTTGTCCCAAATCGGGCACTGGATGCCAGTCTGTGCCCTGTCATCCTGGGTGTTCAGGGAGGAAGACAATGCCTGTCCTGTGGGACAGAGAAGGAGCCAGTTCTGAAACTTGAGGTGAGTCAGATTGCAGCTTCTTCACTGTCCGGGCctgagcaaggagagagaggcgCGCACGCTCTGCCGCCACAACCCAGGTAACCCTGGACGACGCCGAAGGCAGCGCTGTCTCCTCTCTGAGGACCTTTCCCTTGTCCAGCTTAGCCTCTCTCTTGCCCACTCCTGTGTCTCATCTACCATGCCCCTTTTCTACAGCCAGTGAACATTATGGAGCTCTACCTTGGGAGCAAGGAATCCAAGAGCTTCACCTTCTACCGGCGGGATATGGGCCTCACCTCCAGCTTCGAGTCAGCTGCCTTCCCAGGCTGGTTCCTCTGCACCGTGCCCGAAGCTGACCAGCCTGTCAGGCTCACCCAGATCCCTGAGGATGCCGCCTGGGACGCTCCCATCACGGACTTCTACTTTCAGCAGTGTGACTAGGGCTGCGTGGTCCCCCAAACCCTCTAGGTAGAGGCAGAGTAGGCAAtcggggggagggggcaggtagTGATCGAGGAGGTCCACAAAGGGcgactccctcctctccctcctctcggGACTCCCACTTCTGACTTAGGAGGTCCAGCCACTCTCTTCTCCCGGTTTCCCCGGCGCCAGTAAATTCTTCGGGTATCTGGAGCTCAGCGTGTAGCCTCCTGCCACATAGGATGGTCTTACCTCTGGTGTGGAATCTAATACGAACCATATAGGACAAGCAAAGAACAACATAAAATGATTCTTGGGTGAGCGAGTGGTGGAGATTGTTCCCCGCCTAGTGAGATCTGACACAGAACCTCAGAAGCTCTGCCATTCCCTCCctggcaggagaaggaggagatcTTTGGTTGGCTGAGACCCGTCCCTCAATCCTGTTGCTGGCTTCCGCTGCCTCTTTTATCCCTGCCATCTTTTTCTGGCCCTGGACTGAGAGGACAATGTCAGGAGAGAAGACGGAAGATGGCCAGGCACACTGCTCTGGTTTGAAACCAAAGGGTTAATAAAAATCCCAGATTCTGGTCGTTACTCACACAGAAAGATGTTTGTTAATATTAGGTGGAAAGAGCTTACTGTAAAGTAACATGTCTTGCTTGCATTTTCATCTTAATTAAAATACACTTAACTATTTTAAAAGGGCTCTGGAAGTGCCTACATCAATTGTAGCAATGTCCAGGTGGGGGCAGTATAGGTGACTTTTTAGTTGTGTTTATTAACCCCTCCATTATGGAGGTGTGTGATTTGCataataataagaaaaggaaTCCATGTGGTGGGAAGTGGAGCTCAGCTGCCTGAGTGGCAGGCGCAGAGAGCAAGAGGCAAACCCCAGAAAAGCTACGAAGAATGTAAAGAGTTTgtgctggaagagaaaaggaagaaggggtggagagaggaaaggaggaggagaaaggcaggggaaggggagggatgggagggaattggaggggaggggaggggaggggaggggattggaggggaggggagaggaggggaggggagggggaggggagaggagaggagaggagggaagaaggggaaaagcgACCCTGCACTTTGACCAGGATGATCGCAACCCTTAGGATTCTGAGCAGCAGCCAGCTTCTTAGGGCTACTGTGTTGGTTAGCAAGTTCCCTCCTCAAATGCATGTCCTTCCAAAATCTACGATGCCCTTCCCCGGGCAGGGTCTTTACAGTTACAGTGCTGCACTAACTCTCACTTGACTGGTGTCCTTCAAGAAGAGGCACAGGGGACAGGCCCATGTGACACTAAGGCAAAGGTTGAAGTGGAGTTGCCGCCACCAGCCAAAGAGGATCTCCGGACTGTGTGGACCACCAGAAgcaaggaagaggggaggaggggttcCTGCCTAGAGCCTCAGATGGCGTGCTGCCTTGCTGGGGCCTTGACTTCAGACTTCCAGTCCCCTGCACTATCACAGAATACATTTCTGCTGGTTTAAGTTTCTAAGTGTGGGTGATTGACCCgagaagctgggggggggggggacatggaGTTGCTTGCGATCCCTGCTTCCTGGGGTTCATTCCCTCTACTGCTCTAGCAGAGTTATCTCTGGACGCTGGAATACAGTGGAGGTGATAGCGGGCACTGCAGAGGGTGGATTATAAAAGGCACCTTAGTGGCTTCTTTGGGGGGCCTGTTTGGGGGAAGCCAGATTCTATGCTATACGTGGCCCTGTAGAGAGATCATGTGGGAAAAAAACTAGTCTCCCGTGGACAACAGCTGCATGTATGAGCTCAGAAGCGGGGCTTACCCAGCAGCGGTTGCGACCCAGCTGCTGGCTCCATTACAGTCTCATGAGACACTGTAGCACAGCTGCCCAGCTCCTCCAGCTTCCTGTCTCATAGAAACCCTGTGAGCTCATCGATGCCGTCTCTAGACTCTGGAGTAAGTTGATAAGCTGGAGTAAGTTGATAAGCTGCAGTAAGTAATATCCAATGAAAGGGAAACATGTGCATTTACTCTGTTATGATAAAAACTTCCTccgttattttcatttttcttctcaaaatgaaCACCAGCCCTTTATTGACCcaaataacatatttaaaagcTGACCTGCTTCACTTGTTAAACTGTTAACCTGTTGCCGTAAAGTTTGCTTCATCTATAACCATCTCTACTTCCCACCGACATGCCGACTTCTGTCTCTAATACTCCTGCCTAAAATATTGGGGACTAAGAGTGAAAGCAAAAGAAGGGGTCCACAGCTGTGCCCCGTGTTTTCAGCTGAAGCTCCCTTGTCAGACAGGCCAGCTTGGCAGGTTGGTAGGTTAGTAGAAggaccagcaaaaaaaaaaaaaaaaggcaggacaGAAGAGGCAATCTCCACCTGTCCCAAAATCTGCAGTCTAGATGGAGCTAAGATCTCCTGAGCAACAGGCAGCTCGATTTCTACCACAGGCCTCTTGGGGATACTGAGGACACGTACCTCGGGTACCAGGCTATATTTCTGAATCCCCCATTCACAATGTCTGCCTGTGGGTCAGAGTCTCATGGTGCATTTTCTATCTGGGGACATTGTACCCATCCTGGCTGCTGACAGAAATCACTTGCTTTTCAACACCCTGCTAAGATATCACCTCCTGTAAGAAGCGTTTGAAGAGATGAGTTCCCTAGTCGTTTGCTATGATGATACTCTGGGCTTATCTACAAAGTTGGCTCAGAACCCAGATGACCTTAAGGAGCTGTGTCAATATGGTTTTGAGCAATGTTTTTGAACACCTAGATTAATACTTGGCAAACTTTTGGAGCATGGTGTATACAGAACATGGAAACTCACAATTCTGGAacatcctctccctttcctctaccCATCTACACCCTTATAAAAGAGTAGTTCAAATCCCACCTCATCCTCAAAGGTCAGAGTGGTTGCTTCATCCTTTGTAGGGTGGCAGAATTCAAAAAGACTTCAACCTAGAAAAGCTGACACTTCCAAAtccagagggaaagaaggaacagaaacacgtttgttttgtcattgttgtAACAGTAACAGTAAAGGGAGGTATGTACAGCCTGAGAGAGTCTGGTGTCATGGCTGTTCAAATGAAGACAACCTAGTGTTTTTAGATTTCTGCAATTTTGGTAGAAGCCACAGACCTGGGCCACAGCAGTTGAGGTGTGTGTCAAGCGCAGATGTTCTAGAGCAGAGATGTTTTAAGATCAGGGcatgagggaagagaaaaaggagctgATGGTCTTtatcctgaaaagacaaaattcaGCCACCTCATGCTTAAAGCATCCAAAGGTCTGTAGGCAGGAGGATGCACTTGCTTTGTATAATTCCAGGAAGCAGCAACACGACCACTGGGCACAGATTATTGGAggacatttttttcctgaatggcCTCCCCTCCCAATCATAACCTTAAAGATCATGAACACCATTTATGCTTCTCCCAAGGGATACAAAATCCCTGACCTTGGAGTTATTGGGGGAAAGCCTGACCAACTATTTTTAAGACACCATAGTGTTTAACCACTCGGCGGGAGATTCTGATGTCATGTCTAAAGGGTTTCTCTAATGCTATTGTCCCTCACATACCCTGGCTCACAGCTGAGTACAACCTTTCAAATTGTCATTTGTTTGTGGCTTAGCTCCCCAGCTAAACTCTGAAGTTCCTTAGACACTGTGTGTCTTTGACACAGCAGTGTAAGTGCTTGGTACACATTACTGATTGCCTGACAGGACACCTCATGCTTTGGTACTTTCAACAGAGGGGTGTAAACTTGTAAAGAAtaatgaagaatgaaaattggcaataaaagaaaaaatgggtaACCCAAACCAAGTTCTGAAATCGTTTTCAGGGAGTGGGGAGTCTTTAAAAccattaaatactttctttgtttgtttgtttttatttact
This window contains:
- the Il36rn gene encoding interleukin-36 receptor antagonist protein yields the protein MMVLSGALCFRMKDSALKILYLHNNQLLAGGLHAGKVIKGEEISVVPNRALDASLCPVILGVQGGRQCLSCGTEKEPVLKLEPVNIMELYLGSKESKSFTFYRRDMGLTSSFESAAFPGWFLCTVPEADQPVRLTQIPEDAAWDAPITDFYFQQCD